The following coding sequences lie in one Nitrosopumilus sp. genomic window:
- the amrS gene encoding AmmeMemoRadiSam system radical SAM enzyme, with translation MTTLGKEAELYEKLSNDKVKCTACARYCEIGKDQIGLCGIRGNEDGKLQLYAYGKVISGHVDPIEKKPLIHYYPGSKVYSIATTGCNWLCRYCQNSDISQRRKVEGIDMTPDDVANTALKYGAHGIAYTYNEPSIFIEFARDCGIAARKKGLFNVFVSNGYDTPESVSMMNEFLDGITIDFKGNAEKEFTRKFIGIPDPQPIFDTLLEIRDKTKIHVEITDLIVPKIGDDLEHARRLSKFVYDEFGPEMPIHFLRFHPDYKMMEYPNTPVETLEKHYQVAKHVGLKYVYLGNVPGHKWEHTYCAECKKIVVNRYGFSIREWHLDKKNCCNFCGNHIPIEGKLQEGYRQDRFQFVS, from the coding sequence TTGACTACACTTGGCAAAGAAGCAGAATTATATGAAAAACTTTCAAATGACAAGGTAAAGTGTACAGCTTGTGCACGTTATTGCGAGATTGGCAAAGACCAAATCGGTTTGTGTGGAATTCGAGGGAATGAAGATGGTAAACTTCAACTGTATGCATATGGAAAAGTAATTTCAGGACATGTTGATCCAATTGAGAAAAAACCATTGATTCATTATTACCCTGGTAGCAAAGTCTACTCCATTGCAACCACTGGATGTAATTGGCTCTGTAGATATTGTCAAAATTCTGATATTAGTCAAAGACGGAAAGTAGAAGGAATTGACATGACTCCTGATGATGTTGCAAATACTGCACTAAAATATGGAGCACATGGAATTGCATATACCTATAATGAGCCATCTATTTTTATTGAATTTGCACGTGATTGTGGAATTGCTGCAAGAAAAAAAGGATTATTCAATGTTTTTGTCTCAAATGGATATGATACTCCTGAATCAGTTTCAATGATGAATGAGTTCCTTGATGGTATTACCATTGATTTTAAAGGAAATGCAGAAAAAGAATTTACTAGGAAATTCATTGGAATTCCTGATCCTCAACCGATCTTTGATACATTATTGGAAATTCGTGATAAAACAAAAATTCATGTAGAAATTACTGACTTGATTGTTCCCAAAATTGGGGATGATTTAGAGCATGCAAGGAGATTGTCAAAATTTGTTTATGATGAATTCGGGCCTGAAATGCCAATTCATTTTTTGAGATTTCATCCTGATTACAAAATGATGGAATATCCTAACACTCCAGTAGAAACTTTGGAAAAGCATTATCAGGTTGCAAAACATGTGGGTTTGAAGTATGTCTATTTGGGAAACGTACCTGGTCATAAATGGGAGCACACATACTGCGCTGAATGTAAAAAAATAGTCGTAAATCGTTATGGATTTAGTATTAGAGAATGGCATCTAGATAAAAAAAATTGCTGTAATTTTTGTGGAAATCATATTCCTATAGAAGGAAAATTACAAGAAGGCTATAGGCAAGATCGTTTTCAGTTTGTGTCTTAA
- the rpiA gene encoding ribose-5-phosphate isomerase RpiA: MTYDDAIMALSNDALKFVKNGYVVGLGSGRAATALVKSLANLIKLKNYDIKGVPTSLQIKLIAEKGGIVLVEADQVDYIDVVFDGADQINSQKYVIKGGGGALLRENILFSLAKKVVVMADETKFVKDFTIKVPVEIHPLARNSVINSINKLGGSANLRTLDRGYPFFTENGNIVLDCDFGTIKNAKILTQKIKQIAGVLESGIFLRKPDVIYKAKENGKFEII, from the coding sequence TTGACATATGATGATGCCATTATGGCATTATCAAATGATGCATTAAAATTTGTTAAAAATGGTTATGTTGTTGGATTAGGAAGTGGCAGAGCAGCTACTGCACTTGTAAAGTCACTTGCAAATTTAATCAAATTAAAAAACTACGATATCAAAGGAGTACCTACATCATTACAAATCAAATTGATTGCAGAGAAAGGCGGGATAGTATTAGTGGAAGCTGATCAAGTAGATTACATTGATGTGGTTTTCGATGGTGCAGATCAAATTAATTCGCAAAAATATGTGATCAAAGGTGGTGGTGGTGCATTATTACGTGAGAATATTTTGTTTAGTCTTGCAAAGAAGGTAGTAGTAATGGCAGATGAAACAAAATTTGTAAAAGATTTCACGATTAAAGTTCCAGTAGAGATACATCCACTTGCAAGAAATTCAGTTATCAATTCTATAAATAAACTAGGAGGCAGTGCAAATTTGCGGACTCTTGATAGAGGTTATCCATTTTTTACAGAAAATGGGAACATTGTTTTGGATTGTGATTTTGGCACAATAAAAAATGCCAAAATACTCACTCAAAAAATTAAACAAATAGCAGGAGTTTTAGAGTCAGGAATATTTCTTAGAAAACCAGATGTGATTTACAAAGCCAAAGAAAATGGTAAATTTGAGATAATCTAG
- a CDS encoding 50S ribosomal protein L37e, with amino-acid sequence MTKGTTSMGGFTKKKVHIRCRRCGKNSLHKRHHQCASCGFPEAKRRKYSWIKWYT; translated from the coding sequence ATGACTAAAGGTACAACTTCTATGGGTGGTTTTACAAAGAAGAAGGTTCACATTAGATGTAGAAGATGTGGTAAAAACTCACTTCACAAGCGTCATCATCAATGTGCAAGTTGTGGATTCCCAGAGGCCAAACGCAGAAAGTATTCCTGGATTAAATGGTATACATAG
- a CDS encoding LSm family protein encodes MSVDMAVKVLDESIDQVVLIKLKGSKTIRGTLLGFDQHMNLLLDSSEEIPAEGDSKSLGTIVVRGDNVVMISPPPAQH; translated from the coding sequence ATGTCCGTTGATATGGCAGTAAAAGTATTGGATGAGAGTATTGATCAAGTTGTTTTGATTAAGCTCAAAGGAAGTAAAACTATTAGAGGTACTCTTCTTGGTTTTGACCAACACATGAACCTGCTACTCGATTCTTCAGAGGAAATTCCCGCTGAAGGCGATTCTAAAAGTCTCGGAACCATTGTAGTTAGAGGAGACAATGTTGTTATGATATCTCCCCCACCTGCACAACATTAG
- a CDS encoding creatininase family protein, translating into MVEIKTQFDPNLRNSITSQKQIAVIPVGSIEQHGPHLPISTDSDIITEVSKRISEKNGYLLLPTLNYGVSFEHSPFFNLSIKESTLRAVLIDLCASLLANNIKIVFILNGHHGNQNSIKNLDLKLKKILKNKIKVFPLSYWHFMGREFDHAGFVETSLMLAISKSVKMKSAEKGLITDKMSKQELKKIGKLANKSFPKATKNGIWGDPTNATKKDGQRILADIVRNLSKKCQTCLTERIS; encoded by the coding sequence ATGGTAGAAATTAAAACTCAGTTTGATCCTAATCTTAGAAACTCAATAACTAGTCAAAAACAAATAGCAGTGATTCCTGTAGGTTCAATTGAGCAGCATGGACCACATTTACCCATATCAACAGATTCAGATATTATAACAGAAGTATCAAAAAGAATATCTGAAAAAAATGGATATCTTTTGCTACCAACTCTTAATTACGGAGTTTCATTTGAACATTCACCATTTTTTAATTTGAGTATAAAAGAATCAACATTACGTGCCGTTCTAATTGATTTGTGTGCATCACTTTTAGCAAATAATATCAAAATAGTGTTCATACTTAACGGTCATCACGGAAATCAGAACTCAATAAAGAATTTGGATTTAAAACTAAAGAAAATATTAAAAAACAAGATCAAAGTATTCCCATTATCCTATTGGCATTTTATGGGAAGAGAGTTTGATCACGCAGGATTTGTAGAGACATCATTAATGCTTGCAATCTCAAAAAGCGTTAAAATGAAATCAGCTGAAAAAGGACTAATCACAGATAAAATGTCAAAACAAGAACTCAAGAAAATCGGAAAATTAGCTAACAAATCATTTCCAAAAGCAACCAAAAATGGAATTTGGGGCGATCCTACAAATGCTACTAAGAAAGATGGACAGCGGATTTTAGCTGATATCGTTAGAAATCTATCAAAAAAGTGTCAAACTTGCCTTACTGAACGTATCTCATAG
- a CDS encoding formyltetrahydrofolate deformylase, whose protein sequence is MKKTVVGITVVGKDKEGIVAAFTNFVFSKGGNIEKVNQNVIKSLFGMYLEVSFLKSIDLKKFDIEIQNLARKEKMNVSTHHETNSQKNIAILVTKEPLCLQTIIANSKSLKGEISVIIGTEKTLEPLAKKAKIPFIVIEEKNQEKAEEKIIQICKKYDIDLISLARYMRILSPNFVWRYPNRIINIHPSLLPAFPGAMAYAQAYERGTKIVGVTSHYVTENLDQGPIIFQDSFKVDPNDTLEKIKIKGQKLEADTLLKAMKMHLENKLEVRWRKVHIK, encoded by the coding sequence ATGAAAAAGACAGTAGTCGGAATTACAGTGGTTGGTAAAGATAAAGAAGGGATTGTAGCTGCATTTACAAATTTTGTATTTTCAAAAGGTGGAAATATAGAAAAAGTCAATCAGAATGTAATCAAAAGTCTTTTTGGAATGTATCTAGAAGTGTCTTTTTTAAAATCAATTGATTTAAAAAAATTCGATATTGAGATTCAGAACTTAGCTAGAAAAGAAAAAATGAATGTTAGTACACATCACGAAACAAATTCACAAAAAAATATTGCAATACTGGTAACAAAAGAACCACTCTGTCTTCAAACAATTATTGCCAATTCAAAGTCACTAAAGGGGGAAATATCAGTAATAATTGGTACTGAAAAAACACTAGAACCACTAGCAAAAAAAGCAAAAATTCCATTTATTGTAATAGAGGAAAAAAATCAAGAAAAAGCAGAGGAGAAAATTATTCAGATATGTAAAAAATATGATATTGATTTGATTTCACTTGCAAGATACATGCGAATCCTCAGTCCAAATTTTGTTTGGAGATATCCAAATCGAATAATCAATATTCATCCATCATTATTACCAGCATTTCCAGGAGCTATGGCATATGCACAAGCTTATGAAAGAGGTACAAAAATTGTTGGTGTTACATCTCACTATGTTACAGAAAATTTGGATCAGGGACCTATCATATTCCAAGATTCTTTTAAAGTAGATCCAAATGACACGTTAGAAAAAATAAAGATAAAGGGACAGAAATTGGAAGCAGACACATTGCTCAAAGCAATGAAGATGCATCTAGAAAATAAACTAGAAGTACGTTGGAGAAAGGTTCACATAAAATAA
- the glmM gene encoding phosphoglucosamine mutase — MAKFFGTNGIRGIFGEDFTLEFVHDMTLAIGTYFDKGPILIGFDGRDSSPAISKVVSSALNSIGIDCNIAGIVPTPCLEFAVKTLGYSGGFMITASHNPPQYNGIKPAANDGVEISREDELIIEDIYIEKKWRKNSKNLGTTGKEDRAIQTYLNGIVSQIDSKLIESRNFKVVLDLGNGAQAVSAPDFCKMVNCKTFLVNQNIDGAFPGRGSEPTPQNLSELSRTVIENNADVGIAFDGDGDRSIFCDNNGNILTGDKSALLLTQHILQKNPNSLVVTCLNSGSNIETVSEKFNSKVIRTKVGSVEVSRKMVPTNALIGFEENGGFMYGKHNQVRDGCMTLALMLELLATSKKSLSNEIALLPPSFTTKDKVSCSPDKVPKLISTLKEEYPNSDTTDGIKIIVDSKNWVMVRPSGTEPIVRIYAEAGSQEKLDTLMSEFLKKVKDIISR, encoded by the coding sequence ATGGCTAAATTTTTTGGAACTAATGGAATTCGCGGAATCTTTGGTGAAGATTTCACTCTAGAGTTTGTTCATGATATGACCCTAGCTATAGGAACTTATTTTGATAAGGGTCCAATACTGATTGGTTTTGATGGAAGAGATTCAAGTCCAGCCATATCAAAAGTTGTAAGTTCTGCTCTTAATTCAATAGGGATTGATTGTAATATTGCAGGAATAGTTCCAACCCCTTGTCTTGAATTTGCAGTAAAGACTTTGGGATATTCTGGTGGATTCATGATCACTGCATCACACAATCCTCCTCAGTACAACGGAATAAAACCTGCTGCAAATGATGGAGTAGAAATTTCACGAGAGGATGAATTAATTATTGAAGATATTTATATAGAAAAAAAATGGCGAAAAAATTCTAAAAATTTAGGCACTACTGGAAAAGAGGATAGAGCAATTCAGACATATCTAAATGGAATTGTATCTCAAATTGATTCTAAATTAATAGAATCAAGAAATTTCAAAGTTGTTTTGGATTTAGGTAATGGTGCACAGGCAGTATCTGCACCTGACTTTTGTAAGATGGTGAATTGTAAAACATTTCTTGTAAACCAAAACATTGATGGGGCATTTCCAGGACGTGGTTCAGAACCTACACCACAAAATCTTTCAGAGCTATCACGTACTGTAATTGAAAATAATGCTGATGTAGGAATTGCATTTGATGGAGACGGTGATCGTAGTATATTCTGCGATAATAATGGAAATATTTTAACTGGAGATAAATCTGCATTATTACTTACTCAACATATTTTACAGAAAAATCCAAACTCCTTAGTTGTTACATGCTTGAACTCTGGTTCTAACATTGAAACTGTATCTGAGAAATTTAATTCTAAAGTTATTCGCACCAAAGTTGGAAGTGTTGAAGTCTCAAGAAAAATGGTTCCAACAAATGCATTAATTGGATTTGAGGAAAATGGTGGATTCATGTATGGAAAGCATAATCAAGTTAGAGATGGTTGTATGACTTTAGCATTAATGCTTGAACTTTTAGCAACTTCAAAAAAATCTCTTTCCAACGAAATTGCACTTTTACCTCCTTCCTTTACTACAAAAGATAAAGTATCGTGTTCTCCTGATAAAGTACCAAAATTAATCTCTACTTTAAAAGAGGAATACCCAAATTCTGACACTACTGATGGCATCAAGATTATTGTTGACTCTAAAAACTGGGTAATGGTTAGACCAAGTGGTACAGAACCTATTGTTAGAATTTATGCCGAAGCTGGAAGTCAAGAGAAATTAGA